The region GCTCTTACAGGCAGAGCTCAATCCCCGTGTGCGACGGCAATTGTGGCAACATGTAGCCAAAGTGGTGGAGCGCAATGCCAATGTGCGCACACGACAGGCACAGTGGCACGGAGAGTGGCAGCGTATATGGGAGTGGATGGGCCCCGTTCATCTGGATGAGCCTGCCATGTCACGCACCGCGCCCTCTTCACCTGGCCAGGaagacgcgccgccgacgccccAGCCATAGGGTCCGATCTCGGGATCGGGCCGAATCATCGGGCCTTGCATCCCCCTCCGCAAGCAGTCACGGTACACCTGTAGCCACGGTTCGCATTCCTCCCTGCGGGAATGAGGGAGCACAGCTCGCCTTCGGCCAAGTCATGCAGGTCGGTGCGAtcgacagcgtcgtcgcctGGGCGACGACCCGACTTGCTCCGTATGGTGCAACAGCCCGCCGCATTGTCGTACGCTGCGACGCCTGCCGTAGCGCAGGCCGCTACGGATCTGGGCCCACGCTCTGATACCATCTCGCATACGTCTGCTGCGCAGTACACATCGTCGCAGGCAGAACGATCACTTCAAGCCTCTTtgcagcacgacatgcgGCACAAATGGCAGCCGCCCGACGAGTTGGAACCCATGCCGGCGGCCCATGTCATGCCGGAATCCAAAGAGGTGCGCCACGTCTGCTTTGATGAACGAGCGCTATGTCGacagcaggcgcagcgtaAATGGCACTATGAGGCACGTATAGCCAAACGCCCAAGTGCTCAGTCGCATACCCAAAAACGCCATCATATGGATGTGTttatccagcagctccagtCACAAATCGAGTGTGCTAGCTCATTGTGGTCGAGTTTCCTTCCTCAGGAAGCTGCGCCGAACCAgtcgcgcatggccagGGCAGCAGTCGCCATGCCGCAGCCGCCACCCCGTACgtggagcggcgcgccatcgTGGCGATGGGTGTGGCATGTATCGATGGAGCTTCATGCGCCGTTGCTGACGCCTTCCTTGCATTTGCGCCGTGGTGTGAGTGGACAACTTCGAGGTCGCGCCAGTTCCATTGTGGCGTGTGCGCTTCGCTCGCAAGTGGATCGTGACGCGAGCCCGCATGCCAATGTCATACTGCGGTGGTATCCCTCGTATGTGCTGCGGGCCATGCTGCGTCTGCTTTCCTATACCCCATCGGACGACCGCCTACTTTGGGCTGTTTCGCAACCGCGCAGAATATCCTACGTCGTCCCTTTGACCTCGTCTTTTTCGACCTTGCTTCCGCCGCTGACTGAAGCCATGGTCACGACATGCCTCGAATTGGCTCTGGTATTCACACAGCTGTACTTGACTATACTGCTAGCTATCGTACAGCGATGGCTCTCAATCTTCCATTTCTTCCTCCAGTGACTGTTCCGCCCGCCGTATGGCCTCTTCACGCAGTGCCGCGGGCACAGAGGTATGCCGGCCATCGGGACCCACCCATGAAAGTTCGAGCTCAAACTCCTTGTCCTTAGCATCGTCATGAGCTTTGTAGATACTGCGATGTGTTAGCGAAGTATACGTACATGCGAGCGACCTCGATCACGGCCTCTTCCATGGACATGGTCTCGAGGCCCAGCTTTTCGATTTCTGTCTTGGCAAATTGCTTGCCTTTACCGACGGCACAACCGTGGTAGCCCCAAAACATGCCTGAGGGCTCGACAACAAAAAGCTGCGGACCACGGACAGCGTCCACGCCACCGATGATCGTCGATGCACCGAACGGACGCACGGACGAGTACAGCGTAAAAGCTTGCACATACAGTGCCACACGCTCCGTCAGTGTCTTGACCGACGTTTTTTCCTTGTATGTATCGAGATAGTTTTCCGCCtcatcgcgcgcgcgcgcggccaGATGCTTTCCATCGGCTGTCAGGCCAGCGGACGTGAGGGcgatgtgcctgtcgaCACCAAAGATGCGCTTGTTGGAGCCAGGGACCAGCAGCTTGGAGGGAATGAGATTCTCCACGCCCAGGACCACGCCGTCTTTCGTGCGAACGCCAATGGCTGTGCCGGCATTTTCCACAGCCTTGGTAGCATACTCTACCTGGAAAATGCGTCCATCGGGCGAGTAGGTACTGGCGGACAGGTCGTATCCGGTGCCCTGCGACGCCATCGTTGTCGTCGTAAtccgacgcgcgccacgcgaGCGAGAGGCTGTCGATCTGACTACGTCATCTCGGCCGACACACAAGACCTTCCGACCTGTCTcgcacgtcgtgccgcCGAAGCGCTTTTCTGCATTGCACGCGACGCTGGGCGGCCATGACGCATCTACTTCCACCGCCCCTGCTGCGGCTGTttgcgccgcgcccgccgcTGGAGTACGCGAAACCGCTCCCGGGTGACAAGGATCCTAATGCTCGTCCCGCACCGCGAGGCGTCCAGCAGGTGGAGCAAGGCAAGATCCGTCCCCTAGAAGGTGTGGCGGCGTTTCTCGAGCGAGCACGGCAGGAAATCAGTCAGCACCCCACAGACACGGCAGAAGAGTCGGATGCGGTGG is a window of Malassezia restricta chromosome III, complete sequence DNA encoding:
- a CDS encoding 20S proteasome subunit alpha 7, which translates into the protein MASQGTGYDLSASTYSPDGRIFQVEYATKAVENAGTAIGVRTKDGVVLGVENLIPSKLLVPGSNKRIFGVDRHIALTSAGLTADGKHLAARARDEAENYLDTYKEKTSVKTLTERVALYVQAFTLYSSVRPFGASTIIGGVDAVRGPQLFVVEPSGMFWGYHGCAVGKGKQFAKTEIEKLGLETMSMEEAVIEVARIIYKAHDDAKDKEFELELSWVGPDGRHTSVPAALREEAIRRAEQSLEEEMED